From Vibrio splendidus, a single genomic window includes:
- a CDS encoding DUF2835 domain-containing protein, with amino-acid sequence MNRYIFQLNISYQQFLASYSGAASKVQVITTTGLRLQLPATRFRPFLTQIGVRGQFRLTTDQKNKFIKLEAL; translated from the coding sequence ATGAATCGCTATATTTTCCAACTTAACATCTCATATCAGCAGTTTTTGGCCAGCTATTCTGGTGCGGCAAGTAAAGTCCAAGTGATAACGACTACTGGATTACGCCTACAGTTACCTGCAACTCGGTTCAGACCTTTTCTTACACAAATAGGGGTTAGAGGGCAGTTTAGACTGACAACTGACCAAAAAAATAAGTTTATTAAGTTGGAAGCTCTGTAA
- the pepN gene encoding aminopeptidase N yields MAHTPQAKYRKDYQSPSHTISEIDLTFDLYDSASIITAVSSVKQEKESSTLVLDGEGLKLVSVLVEGKEWAQFEQSETLLTLNDLPKDFTLTIVTEVDPEGNSALEGLYKSGGAFCTQCEAEGFRRITYYMDRPDVLAKFTTTVIADKAENPFLLSNGNRVDEGEAENGRHWVKWQDPHPKPAYLFALVAGDFDVLRDAYTTQSGRNVDLEIFVDKGNLDRANHAMVSLINSMKWDEERFNLEYDLDIYMIVAVDFFNMGAMENKGLNVFNSKFVLANDQTATDTDYLGIEAVIGHEYFHNWTGNRVTCRDWFQLSLKEGLTVFRDQEFSSDLGSRAVNRINNVRIIRGPQFAEDASPMSHPIRPEKVIEMNNFYTLTVYEKGSEVIRMIHTLLGEEGFQKGMKLYFERHDGTAATCEDFVAAMEDASGVDLSQFRLWYRQSGTPTLSVESHYDAEKKEYTLTTRQVTAPTHEQTEKQALHIPLDIELYTASGEVIELQCNGQPVHNVLDVKEAEQTFVFENVSEQPVPSLLREFSAPVKLEYNYSDEELIFLMVNARNEFSRWDAGQMLLAKYIRSNVDNVQQGQKFALSSEVVDAFRGVLLSDSLEPAFIAEMLSLPSHNEVSGWYERVDIDAVASVLKAMKVTLAKELEDELAAVYHIHALTEYTIDHDSIGKRTLRKVCLSYLAHTEKGDDLVVAMYQQANNMTDTMAAMGAANSAQLPCRETLMADYSDKWKHDGLVMDKWFALQGTNPSSNALEVIKASMSHQAFSLKNPNRTRNLVGSFLNMNPVQFHNKSGQGYAFAGEILRELNSSNPQVASRLIDPLLKFRKYDDERQALIKKELETLKNMDNLANDLLEKVAKALEA; encoded by the coding sequence ATGGCACATACACCTCAAGCCAAGTATCGTAAAGATTATCAATCACCATCTCACACTATTTCTGAAATCGATCTTACTTTCGATTTGTACGATTCAGCATCCATCATTACCGCTGTTTCTAGTGTTAAGCAGGAGAAGGAAAGCTCGACATTAGTACTTGATGGTGAAGGCTTGAAGTTGGTGTCTGTTTTGGTTGAAGGTAAGGAGTGGGCGCAGTTCGAACAGTCTGAAACTCTACTTACTTTGAATGATCTTCCGAAAGATTTTACATTAACGATCGTTACGGAAGTTGACCCTGAAGGGAACAGCGCACTTGAAGGTCTGTACAAATCGGGTGGTGCGTTCTGTACTCAATGTGAAGCTGAAGGTTTCCGCCGAATTACTTACTACATGGATCGCCCAGATGTGTTGGCGAAATTCACGACAACAGTCATCGCAGACAAAGCTGAAAACCCATTCTTATTAAGTAATGGTAACCGTGTCGATGAAGGCGAAGCTGAAAACGGTCGTCACTGGGTGAAATGGCAAGACCCACATCCAAAACCAGCGTACTTGTTTGCTTTAGTTGCGGGTGACTTCGATGTACTTCGTGACGCATACACCACACAATCAGGTCGTAATGTTGATCTAGAAATATTTGTCGACAAAGGCAATCTAGACCGCGCAAACCACGCGATGGTTTCTTTGATTAACTCAATGAAGTGGGACGAAGAGCGTTTCAATCTTGAGTATGACTTAGACATCTACATGATCGTAGCCGTTGATTTCTTCAACATGGGTGCGATGGAAAACAAAGGCCTGAACGTATTCAACTCTAAGTTCGTTTTAGCAAATGACCAAACAGCAACTGATACAGATTACCTAGGTATAGAAGCGGTTATCGGTCACGAATATTTCCATAACTGGACTGGCAACCGAGTAACGTGTCGCGATTGGTTCCAGTTAAGCTTGAAAGAAGGTTTAACGGTATTCCGTGACCAAGAGTTTTCTTCTGATCTTGGTTCTCGTGCAGTAAACCGCATCAATAACGTTCGTATTATTCGCGGCCCACAATTCGCTGAAGATGCGAGCCCAATGTCTCACCCAATTCGCCCTGAAAAAGTGATAGAAATGAACAACTTCTACACATTGACGGTATACGAAAAGGGCAGTGAAGTGATCCGAATGATCCACACATTGTTGGGTGAGGAAGGTTTCCAGAAAGGCATGAAGCTGTACTTTGAACGTCACGATGGCACGGCTGCAACGTGTGAAGACTTCGTAGCGGCAATGGAGGATGCATCGGGTGTTGACCTGTCTCAGTTCCGTTTATGGTATAGACAATCAGGTACCCCGACACTTTCTGTTGAAAGCCATTACGACGCAGAGAAAAAAGAATACACGTTAACGACTCGCCAAGTAACAGCGCCAACTCATGAGCAAACTGAAAAGCAAGCTCTGCATATCCCTTTAGATATCGAGCTATACACAGCGTCAGGTGAAGTGATTGAGTTACAATGTAACGGTCAGCCAGTTCACAATGTATTAGATGTGAAAGAAGCGGAACAAACGTTCGTGTTTGAAAACGTTTCAGAGCAACCAGTTCCATCTCTGCTGCGTGAGTTTTCTGCGCCAGTGAAACTTGAATACAATTATTCAGACGAAGAGCTGATCTTCTTGATGGTGAATGCTCGTAACGAATTCTCTCGTTGGGATGCAGGGCAAATGCTGCTAGCGAAATACATCCGTAGCAACGTAGATAACGTTCAACAAGGTCAAAAGTTTGCACTTTCTTCTGAAGTCGTTGATGCATTCCGTGGTGTATTACTCAGCGATTCGTTAGAACCTGCGTTTATTGCAGAGATGCTTTCTCTACCAAGTCATAATGAAGTGTCTGGTTGGTATGAGCGTGTCGATATCGATGCGGTTGCATCTGTATTGAAAGCGATGAAAGTGACTCTAGCGAAAGAGCTCGAAGATGAACTTGCTGCGGTTTACCACATTCACGCATTAACAGAATACACGATTGACCATGATTCAATTGGTAAGCGAACTCTGCGTAAAGTTTGTCTAAGTTACTTGGCTCATACTGAAAAGGGTGATGACTTGGTTGTCGCTATGTACCAGCAAGCAAACAACATGACAGACACAATGGCAGCAATGGGCGCGGCGAACAGTGCACAACTCCCATGTCGTGAAACTTTAATGGCGGATTACAGCGACAAGTGGAAACATGATGGTCTTGTCATGGACAAATGGTTTGCTCTTCAAGGAACAAACCCAAGTTCAAATGCACTTGAGGTGATCAAGGCGTCTATGTCACACCAAGCATTCAGTTTGAAGAACCCGAACCGTACTCGCAACTTGGTTGGTTCGTTCTTAAATATGAACCCGGTTCAATTCCACAACAAGTCAGGACAAGGTTATGCGTTTGCTGGCGAGATCCTACGTGAGCTGAATAGCAGCAACCCGCAAGTGGCTTCGCGCTTGATTGACCCGCTGCTTAAGTTCCGTAAATATGATGATGAACGCCAAGCTCTAATCAAGAAAGAACTTGAGACGCTGAAGAACATGGACAACCTAGCGAATGACTTATTAGAGAAAGTGGCAAAAGCACTAGAGGCTTAA
- a CDS encoding NAD-glutamate dehydrogenase, with product MTARETVVPVLLEKVYKLIQDKLDLAHRPLVTQLAQHLFSNVSHDDLTQRNESDLYGAVVSLWHHINEKKADEISVRVFNPTVSRQGWQSTHTIVEIVVPDSPFLVDSVKMALTRLDLSSHLMLHNPTQISRSDKGSVVGVSNNEGAFQSLFHIEVDRLSSKAEMTALKTELLDIFTDTGLVVNDWLQMVERLEEVTNQVEQQKETIPVDSQRFDETLAFLRWLGEHNFTFMGYKEYDLVSVNGDTELQPTKEQGLGLFANSDRVRNVKLSEFSDSARLEAKKPYVLIVTKGNTASRIHRPAYNDYIGIKKFDKNGKVIGEHRFTGLYTSAVYNQTVETIPLVREKVERILDASGYRKGSYSYKALHNILENYPRDELLQAREEELLEVGTGVVQMQDRDLLRLFVRKDPFGRFFSCMVYVTKDRYNTELRRQTQRILKQYFGCEEEVEFTTYFSESPLARTHYIVRVDNNNMDVDVKTIEQNLMEVSSTWDDRLSESIVANFGESKGLPLSKEYMRAFPRSYKEDMMPGSAVADIERLEALSEDNKLGMLFYRPQEEAVDSKAVRLKLFYHSDEPIHLSDVMPMLENFGLRVIGESPYEVRKTNGVTYWILDFSMLHKSDKTIDLREARDLFQQAFAAIWAGELDSDGFNRLVLGAGLSGREISILRAYARYMRQVGFPFSQQYIEDTLSHYPDLAKGLVSLFGKRFDPKLKGSAKGQQDLIKKITEQLDHVESLDDDRIIRRYMEMITATLRTNYYQLDDNKQSKPWLALKMRPSEIPDIPAPVPAFEIFVYAPDIEGVHLRGGKVARGGLRWSDRQEDFRTEILGLVKAQQVKNTVIVPVGAKGGFVCKRQHMMSGRDEIFAEGQRCYKRFIRALLDVSDNIIEGEVIPPKSVVRHDEDDPYLVVAADKGTATFSDLANSVSDEYNFWLGDAFASGGSNGYDHKAMGITAKGGWESVKRHFREMGINCQTTDFTAIGVGDMAGDVFGNGMLLSKHIRMQAAFNHMHIFIDPNPESASSWVERDRLFNLPRSSWEDYNKDLISQGGGIFSRRAKSIPLTPEIQKMLGTKKASMAPNDLIKAILSMQVDLLWNGGIGTYVKSSNETHTDVGDRANDVLRIDGRDLKAKVVGEGGNLGMTQLGRIEYALTGGRVNTDFVDNVGGVDCSDNEVNIKIFLNGLVSNGDLTVKQRNQVLESMEDEVGEIVLDDAYCQAESISVTEHQGVGLVKEQIRFIHTMEKAGYLDRGLEYIPDDETLLEREKQGQGLTRPELSVLVAYGKMVLKEDLVSDDIANDEFHAQQLMQYFPTALRRNYSQHMDNHPLRSEIIATALANQMVNEMGCNFVTRLQEETGANIVDIANAYAASREIYGLGKVLKSIRELDNVSSSEAQYELIYHVRRTLRRLARWLLRNRTGKQSVKALIELYQGDVLTITEKLDENLVASEVEEHNAMAQLWIDQGVNAELANSVARLSSLYSALDISTVARETGKTVQQASKLYFNLGDRLSLHWFLKQINGQAVDNNWQALARAAFREDLDWQQRQLTGQVLNCGCASDIDVIKALDDWMESNSVSLHRWESILNEFKVGSVHEFAKFSVALRELMLLNLNCTSTD from the coding sequence ATGACCGCACGTGAAACTGTGGTTCCAGTTTTACTTGAAAAAGTGTACAAACTGATTCAAGACAAACTTGACCTTGCTCATCGACCTCTCGTAACTCAACTTGCTCAACACTTGTTTAGTAACGTTTCTCACGACGACCTGACTCAGAGAAACGAATCTGATTTATACGGTGCTGTAGTTAGCTTATGGCATCACATCAATGAAAAGAAAGCCGACGAAATCTCTGTCCGTGTTTTTAACCCGACAGTAAGTCGCCAAGGCTGGCAATCTACTCACACTATCGTCGAGATAGTGGTACCAGATAGCCCATTCCTCGTTGATTCTGTAAAAATGGCATTAACTCGCCTCGACCTCTCTTCTCACCTTATGCTTCACAACCCAACACAAATCTCCCGTTCTGATAAGGGAAGTGTTGTTGGTGTCAGCAACAATGAAGGTGCATTCCAATCGCTTTTCCATATTGAGGTTGACCGTCTTAGTAGCAAAGCTGAAATGACAGCGCTTAAAACCGAGCTGCTGGATATATTTACCGATACTGGCCTTGTGGTTAATGACTGGCTACAAATGGTAGAAAGACTTGAAGAAGTAACCAATCAAGTTGAACAGCAAAAAGAGACGATCCCAGTTGATAGTCAGCGTTTTGATGAAACTCTGGCGTTCCTTCGTTGGTTAGGCGAGCACAACTTTACGTTTATGGGCTACAAGGAATACGACCTTGTTTCTGTGAATGGCGACACTGAACTACAACCTACCAAGGAGCAAGGCCTTGGTTTGTTCGCAAATTCAGATCGTGTACGTAACGTTAAGCTGTCTGAGTTTTCTGACTCGGCACGCTTAGAAGCGAAAAAACCGTATGTATTGATCGTAACCAAGGGCAACACGGCTTCACGCATTCACCGCCCAGCTTACAATGATTACATCGGTATCAAGAAGTTTGATAAAAACGGCAAGGTCATCGGTGAGCACCGCTTTACCGGTCTTTACACTTCTGCCGTTTATAACCAGACCGTTGAAACCATTCCTCTAGTTCGCGAGAAAGTAGAGCGTATTTTAGATGCAAGTGGTTACCGTAAGGGTTCATATTCTTACAAAGCACTGCACAATATTCTAGAAAACTATCCGCGTGATGAACTGCTTCAAGCTCGAGAAGAAGAGCTACTTGAAGTCGGTACGGGCGTTGTACAAATGCAAGATCGTGATCTTCTGCGCTTGTTCGTTCGCAAAGACCCGTTTGGCCGTTTCTTCAGCTGTATGGTTTACGTCACAAAAGATCGTTACAACACCGAGCTTCGTCGTCAAACCCAGCGCATCTTGAAGCAATACTTTGGTTGCGAAGAAGAAGTCGAATTCACGACATACTTCTCTGAAAGCCCACTGGCAAGAACGCACTATATTGTTCGTGTTGATAACAACAACATGGATGTGGACGTGAAAACAATTGAGCAAAATTTAATGGAAGTATCGTCTACGTGGGATGACCGCCTGTCTGAATCAATCGTTGCTAACTTCGGTGAGAGCAAAGGTCTTCCATTATCGAAAGAGTACATGCGTGCATTCCCACGTTCGTACAAAGAAGACATGATGCCTGGTTCTGCTGTTGCAGATATCGAGCGTCTAGAGGCACTAAGTGAAGACAACAAACTTGGCATGCTTTTCTACCGCCCTCAAGAAGAAGCGGTAGACTCTAAAGCCGTTCGTTTGAAATTGTTCTACCACAGTGATGAGCCGATTCACTTGTCTGATGTGATGCCAATGCTTGAAAACTTTGGCCTGCGCGTTATTGGTGAATCACCTTATGAAGTGCGCAAGACCAATGGGGTGACTTATTGGATCCTTGATTTCTCGATGCTGCATAAGAGTGACAAGACGATTGATCTTCGTGAAGCTCGCGATCTATTCCAACAAGCCTTTGCTGCGATTTGGGCGGGTGAGTTAGACAGCGATGGTTTCAACCGTTTGGTATTGGGTGCAGGTCTTTCTGGACGTGAAATCTCAATCTTACGTGCGTATGCGCGTTACATGCGCCAAGTTGGTTTCCCATTCAGCCAACAATACATTGAAGACACATTGTCTCATTACCCAGATCTAGCGAAAGGGTTAGTGAGCTTATTCGGCAAGCGTTTTGATCCTAAATTGAAGGGCAGCGCGAAAGGCCAACAAGATCTTATTAAGAAGATCACTGAACAGTTGGATCATGTAGAAAGCTTGGATGATGATCGTATCATTCGTCGCTACATGGAAATGATCACAGCAACGCTTCGTACTAACTACTATCAGTTAGATGACAACAAACAGTCTAAACCTTGGTTGGCTCTGAAAATGAGACCAAGCGAGATTCCAGATATTCCAGCGCCGGTTCCTGCGTTTGAGATCTTTGTTTACGCACCAGACATTGAAGGTGTGCATCTACGTGGCGGTAAAGTCGCTCGTGGTGGTTTACGTTGGTCAGATCGCCAAGAGGATTTCCGTACTGAGATTCTAGGCCTAGTTAAAGCACAACAAGTTAAGAACACTGTAATTGTACCGGTTGGTGCAAAGGGTGGTTTCGTTTGTAAGCGTCAGCACATGATGTCTGGCCGTGATGAAATCTTCGCTGAAGGTCAACGTTGTTACAAGCGTTTCATTCGTGCACTACTAGATGTATCAGACAACATTATTGAAGGTGAGGTTATCCCACCGAAGAGTGTTGTTCGTCACGATGAAGATGATCCGTACTTGGTTGTTGCTGCCGATAAAGGTACAGCAACGTTCTCAGATCTCGCAAACTCAGTGTCTGATGAGTACAACTTCTGGTTAGGCGATGCGTTTGCCTCTGGTGGTTCTAACGGTTACGACCATAAAGCGATGGGTATTACCGCGAAAGGTGGTTGGGAATCTGTTAAGCGTCACTTCCGTGAGATGGGCATCAACTGTCAAACAACGGATTTCACTGCTATTGGTGTAGGTGATATGGCGGGCGATGTGTTTGGTAACGGCATGCTGTTGTCTAAGCATATTCGCATGCAAGCTGCGTTTAACCACATGCATATCTTCATTGACCCGAATCCAGAATCAGCATCAAGCTGGGTAGAGCGTGATCGTTTGTTTAATCTGCCTCGTTCAAGCTGGGAAGATTACAACAAAGACCTTATCTCTCAAGGTGGTGGCATCTTCTCTCGTAGAGCGAAGTCGATTCCTTTGACGCCTGAAATTCAGAAAATGCTGGGTACCAAGAAAGCATCAATGGCACCAAATGACTTGATCAAAGCGATCTTGTCTATGCAGGTTGATCTTCTTTGGAATGGCGGTATCGGTACTTACGTTAAGTCTTCAAACGAGACTCATACTGATGTTGGTGACCGTGCAAATGACGTGCTTCGTATCGATGGCCGTGACCTGAAAGCTAAGGTTGTTGGTGAAGGTGGTAACTTGGGTATGACTCAATTGGGTCGTATTGAATACGCGCTGACGGGTGGCCGCGTTAATACCGACTTCGTTGATAACGTTGGTGGTGTTGACTGTTCGGATAATGAAGTAAACATTAAGATCTTCCTGAACGGGTTAGTATCTAATGGTGATCTAACCGTTAAGCAACGTAACCAAGTGCTTGAATCGATGGAAGATGAAGTTGGCGAAATCGTACTAGACGACGCATATTGCCAAGCTGAGTCTATTTCGGTTACTGAGCATCAAGGTGTTGGCTTAGTCAAAGAGCAAATCCGCTTTATTCATACAATGGAAAAAGCAGGGTACTTGGATCGTGGTTTGGAATACATTCCAGACGACGAAACACTACTTGAGCGTGAAAAGCAGGGCCAAGGCCTAACAAGACCAGAGCTTTCTGTACTTGTTGCTTACGGAAAAATGGTGCTTAAAGAAGATCTTGTTAGTGATGATATCGCTAATGATGAATTCCATGCTCAACAGCTTATGCAATACTTCCCAACAGCGTTACGTCGTAACTATTCTCAGCACATGGATAACCATCCACTACGCTCTGAAATCATTGCGACGGCACTGGCTAACCAAATGGTTAACGAAATGGGTTGTAACTTTGTTACTCGTCTGCAAGAAGAGACGGGTGCAAATATCGTTGATATTGCAAATGCTTACGCAGCATCTCGTGAAATCTACGGTCTTGGTAAAGTTCTGAAGAGCATCCGTGAACTGGACAATGTTTCAAGTTCCGAAGCTCAATACGAATTGATCTACCATGTTCGTCGTACACTTCGTCGTTTGGCTCGTTGGTTGCTAAGAAACCGTACTGGTAAACAGTCAGTGAAAGCTCTGATTGAACTTTACCAAGGTGATGTTCTTACTATCACAGAGAAACTGGATGAAAACCTAGTGGCTTCTGAAGTAGAAGAGCATAACGCAATGGCACAGCTATGGATTGACCAAGGCGTAAACGCTGAGTTAGCCAATTCCGTCGCACGTTTGTCTAGCTTGTACTCAGCACTGGATATATCCACAGTAGCTCGTGAAACAGGTAAAACAGTACAACAGGCGTCTAAGCTTTACTTCAATCTTGGTGATCGCTTGTCTTTGCACTGGTTCTTGAAGCAAATCAATGGCCAAGCAGTAGACAACAACTGGCAAGCACTGGCGCGTGCAGCATTCAGAGAAGATCTGGATTGGCAGCAACGTCAGCTAACTGGCCAAGTACTTAACTGCGGTTGTGCCTCAGATATTGATGTGATTAAAGCGCTTGATGATTGGATGGAAAGCAATTCGGTTTCTCTACATCGTTGGGAAAGCATCTTGAACGAATTCAAAGTAGGTTCGGTTCATGAGTTTGCTAAGTTCTCAGTAGCACTACGTGAATTGATGCTATTGAATCTAAACTGCACGTCGACAGACTAG
- the proQ gene encoding RNA chaperone ProQ: protein MENTEKLKNSKEVIAYIAECFPKCFTLEGEAKPLKIGIFQDLAERLNEDEKVSKTQLRAALRQYTSSWRYLHGVKAGADRVDLDGNACGTLEEEHVEHAKATLAESKAKVQARRKEQAQKAREEGKAKAKAKKAQQPRRQAPKAPKVEKPVETRALNADEFIAGKEVNVNMGTGNMAATIVEINKEDVRVQLANGLQMVVKAEHLRA, encoded by the coding sequence ATGGAAAACACTGAAAAGTTAAAAAACAGCAAAGAAGTTATCGCATATATTGCTGAATGTTTCCCTAAATGCTTTACTCTAGAAGGTGAAGCAAAACCACTTAAAATTGGTATTTTTCAAGATCTTGCTGAACGTCTAAATGAAGACGAAAAAGTAAGTAAGACTCAGCTTCGTGCAGCGTTAAGACAGTACACATCATCATGGCGTTACCTGCACGGCGTAAAAGCTGGTGCAGATCGTGTTGACCTAGACGGCAACGCGTGTGGCACATTAGAAGAAGAGCACGTTGAGCACGCTAAGGCTACACTTGCAGAAAGCAAAGCGAAAGTTCAGGCTCGTCGTAAAGAACAAGCACAGAAAGCTCGTGAAGAAGGCAAAGCGAAAGCTAAGGCGAAGAAAGCTCAACAGCCTCGTCGTCAAGCGCCTAAAGCACCGAAAGTAGAAAAGCCTGTAGAAACACGCGCTTTGAACGCTGACGAATTCATCGCTGGCAAAGAAGTAAATGTGAACATGGGCACAGGAAACATGGCTGCGACCATTGTTGAAATCAATAAGGAAGATGTGCGTGTTCAGTTAGCAAACGGCCTACAAATGGTTGTTAAAGCGGAGCACTTGCGCGCTTAA
- the prc gene encoding carboxy terminal-processing peptidase yields MKCRSKLTLIAASFCLAASAQALEAKLDQDDLPLLVPEAQHETASKRVTSRFTRSHYKHFNLNDDFSQAIFNRYLEMLDYNRNIFTQADIDSFSSSSVQIDDQLKAGNNQIAFDVYNLSMQKRFERFQYALSLLDTEIKFDTDESIELNRNEAKWPKDIAEVNELWRKRVKYDALNLKLTGKEWPEIQEVLEKRYNNAMKRITQSHNEDAFQIYMNAFAREVDPHTSYLSPRNAEQFQSEMNLSLEGIGAVLQMTDDYTVIRSLVAGGPASNSKQLSDGDRIVGVGQDGEEIVDVIGWRLDDVVQLIKGPKGTKVKLQILPDGKDAKSHVVTIVRDKIRLEDRAVKSEVIEKDGKKIGVLEVPSFYVGLSKDTDKLITELKGQGVEGIIVDLRNNGGGALTEATELSGLFIKEGPVVQVRDSYGRVKVNSDTDGEISYQGPLTVLVNRYSASASEIFAAAMQDYGRAIILGENSFGKGTVQQHRSLNHIYDLFDKELGYVQYTIQKFYRINGGSTQNKGVVPDIAYPTPIDPADTGESVEDNALPWDSIDKANYSVLQRNDEEIIALTAQHQARIATDMEFGFIAQDIEKYKADKDDNDLSLNEKVRQQESDDADTLRLDRINQRQKAAKLEAFKTLDDIPKDYEAPDAYLDESVAIMLDMIKK; encoded by the coding sequence ATGAAATGCCGTTCAAAATTGACACTGATTGCTGCTAGCTTTTGTCTAGCAGCTTCAGCTCAGGCTCTTGAAGCCAAATTAGATCAGGACGATTTACCTTTACTCGTTCCTGAGGCCCAACACGAAACTGCTAGTAAACGTGTTACTTCTCGATTTACTCGTTCTCACTATAAACACTTCAATCTCAACGATGATTTCTCTCAAGCTATCTTTAATCGTTATTTAGAGATGCTGGATTATAATCGTAATATCTTCACTCAAGCTGATATTGACTCTTTCTCCTCATCATCTGTTCAAATTGATGATCAGCTGAAAGCGGGTAATAACCAGATTGCTTTCGATGTTTATAATCTTTCTATGCAGAAGCGTTTTGAACGTTTTCAGTATGCGCTGTCTTTGCTAGACACTGAGATTAAGTTTGATACCGATGAAAGTATTGAGCTCAATCGCAATGAAGCGAAATGGCCAAAAGATATCGCCGAAGTGAATGAGCTTTGGAGGAAGCGTGTTAAATACGATGCGTTGAACCTAAAACTTACTGGTAAAGAATGGCCAGAGATTCAAGAAGTTTTGGAAAAGCGTTACAACAATGCGATGAAGCGTATCACGCAGTCGCATAATGAAGATGCTTTCCAAATCTACATGAACGCATTTGCGCGTGAAGTTGATCCTCACACCAGCTACCTTTCTCCAAGAAATGCAGAGCAATTCCAATCAGAGATGAATCTATCTCTAGAAGGTATTGGTGCTGTACTTCAGATGACTGACGACTACACCGTTATTCGATCTCTCGTTGCTGGTGGCCCTGCGTCAAACAGCAAGCAATTGAGCGACGGCGATCGTATTGTTGGTGTTGGTCAAGATGGCGAAGAGATTGTTGATGTTATCGGCTGGCGTTTAGACGATGTAGTGCAATTAATCAAAGGACCGAAAGGGACCAAAGTTAAGCTACAGATCCTGCCAGATGGTAAAGATGCAAAAAGTCACGTTGTCACAATTGTACGCGATAAGATTCGTTTAGAAGACCGCGCTGTTAAATCAGAAGTTATCGAGAAAGATGGCAAGAAGATTGGTGTACTAGAAGTACCCAGCTTCTATGTTGGTCTTTCTAAAGATACAGACAAACTGATCACTGAGCTTAAAGGGCAAGGTGTTGAAGGCATTATTGTTGATCTGAGAAACAACGGTGGTGGTGCACTCACTGAAGCAACTGAACTCTCTGGTTTGTTTATCAAAGAGGGACCCGTTGTTCAGGTGCGTGATAGCTACGGTCGTGTCAAAGTGAACAGTGATACTGATGGCGAAATTAGTTACCAAGGCCCACTAACGGTATTGGTCAATCGCTACAGTGCTTCAGCTTCTGAGATCTTTGCGGCAGCGATGCAAGATTACGGTCGTGCAATCATTCTTGGCGAAAACTCTTTCGGTAAAGGAACGGTGCAACAACATCGCTCTTTGAATCATATCTATGATTTATTCGATAAAGAGTTGGGCTATGTTCAATACACAATCCAGAAATTCTATCGAATCAATGGTGGCAGTACGCAAAACAAAGGTGTAGTGCCTGATATTGCTTACCCAACGCCAATTGATCCTGCTGATACCGGTGAAAGTGTTGAAGATAATGCTCTGCCTTGGGACAGTATTGATAAAGCAAATTATTCAGTGTTACAGCGTAACGATGAAGAAATAATTGCTTTGACTGCCCAACATCAAGCTCGCATTGCTACTGACATGGAATTCGGCTTTATTGCGCAAGATATTGAAAAATATAAGGCAGATAAAGACGATAACGACCTTTCTTTGAATGAAAAGGTACGTCAGCAAGAGAGCGATGATGCGGATACGCTTCGTCTAGATCGTATTAACCAACGTCAAAAGGCCGCTAAATTAGAGGCATTTAAAACGTTAGATGATATTCCTAAAGACTATGAAGCCCCGGATGCTTATCTTGATGAGTCTGTTGCTATCATGCTGGATATGATCAAGAAATAG
- a CDS encoding GAF domain-containing protein, whose translation MKIEHYQRLTKQAVALIESETDLIANLANISSLLFMELDELNWAGFYLIKQDLAKEKDELVLGPFQGQPACVRIPVGRGVCGTAVATNTVQRIHDVHEFEGHIACDAASNSEIVIPFSIDGKVVGVLDIDSPNIGRFSQIDEDGLTFFMAEVEKVLNSHANKA comes from the coding sequence ATGAAAATAGAACATTACCAACGCTTAACCAAACAAGCCGTTGCATTAATTGAATCTGAAACCGATCTAATTGCAAATCTTGCAAACATTAGTTCATTATTATTCATGGAATTGGATGAACTGAATTGGGCGGGTTTCTATTTAATCAAGCAAGACCTAGCTAAGGAAAAAGACGAACTAGTTCTGGGTCCATTCCAAGGTCAACCTGCCTGTGTTCGAATTCCGGTAGGGCGCGGTGTGTGTGGAACTGCGGTTGCGACAAATACAGTTCAGCGTATTCATGATGTGCATGAGTTCGAAGGTCACATCGCTTGTGACGCGGCAAGTAACTCAGAAATCGTTATTCCATTCTCTATTGATGGCAAAGTTGTGGGTGTTCTTGATATCGATAGTCCAAATATTGGTCGTTTTTCTCAAATTGATGAAGACGGATTGACATTTTTTATGGCTGAAGTGGAAAAGGTGCTTAATTCGCACGCGAACAAGGCATAA